Proteins encoded by one window of Helicobacter ganmani:
- a CDS encoding IspD/TarI family cytidylyltransferase, which produces MKNIVVIFAGGTGQRMNHKSGIPKQFLTIGGIPVIIHTLKIFESHHKIDKILVVCLESYIPKLQAEISKYQISKIAEIIPGGVSGQESIFLGLQCAKKYSKNPRDIVLIHDGVRPLITHEEITQNLACVEQHGNAISASKTYETIALKGEAGEIQTIFDREECMVAKAPQSFILEEILRIHHRAKKEKRSFIDTASMANFYGIPLHFVECSVCNVKLTTAMDYYLIESIMKTRDVENIFGI; this is translated from the coding sequence TTGAAAAACATCGTTGTAATTTTTGCAGGTGGCACAGGACAAAGAATGAACCACAAAAGTGGAATCCCCAAACAATTCTTAACCATTGGAGGGATTCCTGTGATTATCCATACTTTAAAAATTTTTGAAAGTCATCACAAAATAGACAAAATCCTTGTTGTTTGCCTAGAATCTTATATCCCCAAACTACAAGCAGAAATCTCCAAATACCAAATCTCCAAAATTGCAGAGATAATCCCCGGTGGAGTGAGCGGGCAGGAATCTATCTTTTTGGGATTGCAATGTGCCAAAAAATACTCCAAAAATCCGCGTGATATTGTCCTAATCCACGATGGTGTCCGCCCCCTCATCACGCACGAGGAAATTACCCAAAATCTTGCTTGCGTAGAGCAGCACGGCAATGCAATTAGTGCTTCAAAAACTTATGAAACTATTGCGCTTAAAGGGGAGGCAGGGGAAATCCAAACGATTTTTGATAGAGAGGAATGTATGGTGGCAAAAGCCCCACAAAGCTTTATTTTGGAGGAGATTTTAAGGATTCATCATCGCGCCAAAAAGGAAAAGCGAAGCTTCATTGATACGGCTTCTATGGCAAACTTCTATGGAATCCCATTGCATTTTGTAGAATGTTCGGTTTGTAATGTCAAACTCACCACAGCTATGGATTATTATTTGATAGAATCCATTATGAAAACACGTGATGTAGAAAACATTTTTGGAATCTAA
- a CDS encoding CDP-glycerol glycerophosphotransferase family protein: protein MPYLLSLFLKIFVFVFSFVKKDGITLVFSDTSLAYSNLSCIQNTLDLRKIPYKVCKNNKSLSTLFLLLKSKIILLDQSNFFLSHLKLKSDSIVIQLWHGGGLYKKVAFDICTNAQDFKRAKRIHKNTRFVNISDEKLKADYARMFNVKESQILSFGLPRLDRFFQIHSTKNKQEFLQKYPALKGKKIYLYAPTFRESRKRREGEILLDVPKINRTFDDKVIIVRSHPSLKLANQDFINVSYEPLEWILSISDALISDYSSIIFDFAFFHRPILLYVPDLEDYLASNRPLYRTPEELVGRENVAYTQEELILAMQQETSHCLWEEYMESCKGDSSAKVVDFMLKLL, encoded by the coding sequence TTGCCTTATTTGCTTTCTTTATTTTTAAAAATCTTTGTTTTTGTTTTTTCTTTTGTGAAAAAAGACGGAATCACGCTCGTTTTTTCTGATACGAGCCTTGCTTATTCTAATCTCTCTTGCATTCAAAATACACTTGATTTGCGCAAGATTCCTTATAAAGTCTGCAAAAACAATAAATCACTTTCAACACTCTTTTTGCTTTTGAAATCCAAAATCATTTTGCTAGACCAAAGCAACTTTTTTTTATCTCATCTAAAATTAAAAAGCGATAGTATTGTGATTCAACTTTGGCATGGTGGGGGCTTATACAAGAAAGTTGCGTTTGATATTTGCACCAATGCGCAAGATTTCAAAAGGGCAAAAAGGATTCACAAAAACACGCGTTTTGTCAATATTTCAGATGAAAAGCTCAAAGCAGATTATGCGCGAATGTTTAATGTCAAAGAATCCCAAATTTTAAGCTTCGGACTTCCAAGACTTGACCGATTCTTTCAAATCCATTCTACAAAAAACAAGCAAGAATTTCTGCAGAAATATCCCGCATTAAAAGGCAAAAAAATCTATCTCTATGCACCAACTTTTAGAGAATCACGCAAAAGACGTGAGGGAGAAATCCTGCTTGATGTGCCAAAAATCAACCGAACTTTTGACGACAAAGTCATCATCGTGCGAAGCCACCCAAGCCTAAAACTTGCCAATCAAGACTTTATCAATGTTAGCTATGAGCCTTTAGAATGGATTTTAAGCATCAGCGACGCGCTGATTAGCGATTATTCGTCTATTATTTTTGATTTTGCATTTTTTCATCGCCCCATTTTGCTTTATGTGCCGGATTTAGAGGATTATCTCGCTTCCAATCGCCCGCTTTATCGCACTCCAGAGGAATTAGTCGGCAGAGAAAATGTCGCTTACACACAAGAGGAATTGATTTTGGCAATGCAACAAGAAACCTCTCATTGTCTTTGGGAAGAATATATGGAATCTTGCAAAGGAGATTCCAGCGCAAAAGTAGTAGATTTTATGTTAAAATTGCTTTAA